In the genome of Telluria beijingensis, one region contains:
- a CDS encoding NADPH-dependent FMN reductase, translating into MNKPHMIAQASGRAPFIVGIGGTTRPGSSTESALRVALRHAESLGAETLLFGGEALAALEGYSPEQASRSEGQRAIVEAVRKADAVIFASPGYHGGVSGLVKNAIDLLEDLRADPRVYLDGMPVGCIVTAAGWQGCNTTLGAMRSIVHALRGWPTPLGVTLNTAGVKLFDANGDCSDEQVKASLQMLAEQVVGVSVVQQAQ; encoded by the coding sequence ATGAACAAACCCCATATGATTGCCCAGGCCAGCGGCCGGGCGCCCTTCATCGTCGGCATCGGCGGCACCACCCGTCCCGGCTCGAGTACCGAGAGCGCGCTGCGCGTGGCCTTGCGCCATGCCGAATCGCTGGGCGCCGAAACCCTGCTGTTCGGCGGCGAGGCGCTGGCTGCTTTGGAAGGCTATTCGCCCGAGCAGGCCAGCCGCAGCGAAGGCCAGCGCGCCATCGTCGAAGCAGTGCGCAAGGCCGACGCCGTGATCTTCGCCTCGCCCGGCTACCACGGCGGCGTGTCGGGCCTGGTCAAGAACGCCATCGACCTGCTCGAAGACCTGCGCGCCGACCCGCGTGTCTACCTGGACGGCATGCCGGTCGGCTGTATCGTCACTGCCGCCGGCTGGCAGGGCTGCAACACGACGCTGGGCGCGATGCGTTCGATCGTGCACGCACTGCGCGGCTGGCCGACGCCGCTGGGCGTCACGCTGAATACCGCTGGCGTGAAACTGTTCGATGCGAATGGCGATTGCAGCGACGAGCAGGTGAAGGCCAGCCTGCAGATGCTGGCCGAGCAGGTGGTTGGCGTGAGCGTCGTACAACAGGCTCAATAA
- a CDS encoding gluconate 2-dehydrogenase subunit 3 family protein, whose protein sequence is MTISKLQLFRRPTRDAKAGKEGVSRRDVLAALVAGGALAGVWNSAGAALMLDKAGAGAAANAGLDPAAMAVLDAAAQVIVPTTDTPGAREAGVPVFIDALVARWMTADEAKFFRDGLAALDLSARQRFKQGYAQCSPAQAAELMQELRANSPYGGRTFSLTDRILDPKSPFYLRLRDLVVLGYFISEQASSTELRYLPVPGKFEADLPMKTWPYQTVI, encoded by the coding sequence ATGACGATCAGCAAACTGCAGTTGTTCAGGCGCCCGACGCGGGACGCCAAGGCAGGCAAGGAAGGTGTCTCTCGGCGCGATGTGCTCGCGGCCCTGGTGGCCGGCGGCGCCCTGGCTGGCGTCTGGAACAGTGCCGGCGCGGCCCTGATGCTCGACAAGGCCGGCGCCGGCGCCGCCGCCAACGCCGGACTCGACCCGGCCGCCATGGCCGTGCTCGACGCGGCGGCCCAGGTCATCGTGCCGACCACCGACACGCCCGGCGCCCGCGAAGCCGGCGTGCCCGTCTTCATCGACGCGCTGGTCGCGCGCTGGATGACGGCGGATGAGGCGAAGTTCTTCCGCGACGGCCTGGCCGCGCTCGATCTAAGTGCGCGCCAGCGTTTCAAGCAGGGTTATGCGCAATGCTCGCCGGCCCAGGCGGCCGAATTGATGCAGGAATTGCGCGCCAACAGTCCCTACGGCGGCCGCACCTTCTCGCTGACCGACCGCATCCTCGATCCCAAGTCCCCGTTCTACCTGCGCCTGCGCGACCTGGTCGTGCTGGGTTATTTCATTTCGGAGCAGGCCAGCAGCACGGAGCTGCGCTACCTGCCGGTGCCCGGAAAGTTCGAGGCCGACCTTCCGATGAAGACCTGGCCTTACCAGACCGTGATCTGA
- a CDS encoding GMC oxidoreductase: MSNTTQFDAIVIGSGITGGWAAKELTEKGLKTLVLERGRNVEHQKDYVNEFTPPWQAPNGGLPERDLDARDYPVQSKIERGAFGWANRQYWINDRENPYEQVKPFRWHRTDVLGGRSLTWGRQSYRWCEDDFLANARDGHGNDWPIRYADLAPWYAYVEKFIGVSGQPEGRKDFPDGEFLPPFAMTPVERALKQAIEAKWKDRCLTVGRVANLTQAHNGRAQCQSRAICNRGCSFGAYFSSLSSTLPAAQATGRLTVRTDSVVEAIDTDPATGKASAVRVIDSRTGERLTFKAKVIFVCASTFGTLQILLQSRSAAHPNGIGNHSDVLGRYLVDHAGAGGFAEIPGFMDTNYKGRRPTGIYMPRFRNLGGQDPDADFTRGYGFQGGAMRDDWTNTAAMSDDFGAGMKRNIARPGKWIAFLGAFCEQLPQAHNRVTLNDKVRGGFGLPQLSIDVAYGENERRMNLDAGKQAEAMLKAAGAQRVQLIPLRTIPGVSIHEMGGARMGRDPAESVLNGRNQVHGVPNLFVTDGSAMASSGTVNPSLTYMALTARAVDFAVAELKAGRL; encoded by the coding sequence ATGAGCAACACCACCCAATTCGACGCCATCGTCATCGGTTCGGGGATCACCGGCGGCTGGGCCGCCAAGGAACTGACCGAGAAGGGCCTGAAAACGCTGGTGCTCGAACGCGGCCGCAACGTCGAGCACCAGAAGGACTACGTCAACGAATTCACGCCGCCCTGGCAGGCGCCCAACGGCGGCCTGCCGGAGCGCGACCTCGATGCGCGCGACTATCCGGTCCAGAGCAAGATCGAGCGCGGCGCCTTCGGCTGGGCCAACCGCCAGTACTGGATCAACGACCGCGAGAACCCGTATGAACAGGTCAAACCCTTCCGCTGGCACCGCACCGACGTGCTGGGCGGCCGTTCGCTGACCTGGGGCCGCCAGTCCTACCGATGGTGCGAGGACGATTTTTTGGCCAATGCGCGCGACGGCCACGGCAACGACTGGCCGATCCGCTACGCCGACCTGGCGCCGTGGTACGCCTACGTCGAGAAATTCATCGGCGTCAGCGGCCAGCCCGAGGGCCGCAAGGATTTCCCCGACGGCGAATTCCTGCCGCCGTTCGCGATGACGCCGGTCGAGCGCGCGCTCAAGCAGGCCATCGAGGCCAAGTGGAAGGACCGCTGCCTGACCGTGGGCCGGGTGGCCAACCTGACCCAGGCCCACAACGGCCGCGCGCAATGCCAGAGCCGCGCCATCTGCAACCGCGGCTGCTCGTTCGGCGCGTATTTCAGCTCGCTCAGCTCGACCCTGCCGGCGGCGCAGGCCACCGGTCGCCTGACGGTGCGCACCGACAGCGTGGTGGAGGCGATCGACACCGATCCGGCCACCGGCAAGGCCAGCGCGGTGCGCGTGATCGACAGCCGCACCGGCGAGCGCCTGACCTTCAAGGCCAAGGTGATCTTCGTGTGCGCCTCGACCTTCGGCACCCTGCAGATCCTGCTGCAGTCGCGTAGTGCGGCGCATCCGAACGGCATCGGCAATCACAGCGACGTGCTGGGCCGCTACCTGGTCGATCACGCCGGCGCCGGCGGCTTCGCCGAAATCCCCGGCTTCATGGACACCAACTACAAGGGGCGGCGCCCGACCGGCATCTACATGCCGCGCTTCCGCAACCTGGGCGGCCAGGACCCGGACGCCGATTTCACGCGCGGCTACGGTTTCCAGGGCGGCGCGATGCGCGACGACTGGACCAATACGGCGGCCATGAGCGACGATTTCGGGGCCGGCATGAAGCGCAATATCGCGCGGCCCGGCAAATGGATCGCCTTCCTCGGCGCGTTCTGCGAGCAGCTGCCGCAGGCCCACAACCGCGTCACCCTGAACGACAAGGTGCGCGGCGGCTTCGGCCTGCCGCAACTGAGCATCGACGTGGCCTATGGCGAGAACGAGCGGCGCATGAACCTGGATGCCGGCAAGCAGGCCGAGGCGATGCTGAAGGCGGCCGGCGCCCAGCGGGTGCAACTGATCCCGCTGCGCACCATTCCGGGCGTCTCGATCCACGAGATGGGCGGCGCGCGCATGGGGCGCGACCCGGCCGAATCGGTGCTCAATGGCCGCAACCAGGTGCATGGCGTGCCGAACCTGTTCGTGACCGACGGTTCGGCGATGGCCTCGTCGGGCACCGTCAATCCGTCGCTGACCTATATGGCGCTGACGGCGCGCGCGGTCGACTTCGCGGTGGCCGAACTCAAGGCGGGCCGCCTGTAG
- a CDS encoding TetR/AcrR family transcriptional regulator — MTSTPTPTFSDHARAPKQGRSRQSFERIIEATIELLRERGYDQITLAEICERSGVSTGSLYGRVAGKDELLRVVQLRFLDRLGEQFTEEATRISSQAQGLQQVVPAVVASLGRLLKENASVLRAFMLRAPADPVIQAQGQKAAERDSAKFLNLLEACSAEVRHSQPQRAIQSGMLIIYSTQARFLGLDSVGGRGQGSWDALLEDLSDMMLAFLLFEPAR; from the coding sequence ATGACATCGACTCCGACCCCGACCTTCAGCGACCACGCACGCGCGCCCAAGCAGGGGCGCAGCCGCCAATCCTTCGAACGCATCATCGAGGCGACCATCGAGCTGTTGCGCGAGCGCGGCTACGACCAGATCACGCTGGCCGAGATCTGCGAGCGCTCGGGCGTGTCGACCGGTTCGCTGTATGGCCGCGTGGCCGGCAAGGACGAGTTGCTGCGGGTGGTGCAGCTGCGCTTCCTGGATCGCCTGGGCGAGCAGTTCACAGAGGAAGCCACCCGCATCTCCAGCCAGGCGCAGGGGCTGCAGCAGGTCGTGCCGGCGGTGGTCGCCAGCCTGGGCCGGCTGCTCAAGGAAAACGCCTCGGTGCTGCGCGCCTTCATGCTGCGCGCGCCGGCCGATCCGGTGATCCAGGCGCAGGGCCAGAAGGCGGCGGAACGCGATTCGGCCAAGTTCCTGAACCTGCTTGAGGCCTGCAGCGCCGAAGTGCGCCACAGTCAGCCGCAGCGCGCGATCCAGTCGGGGATGCTGATCATCTATTCGACCCAGGCGCGTTTCCTGGGCCTGGACAGCGTGGGCGGCCGCGGGCAGGGCAGTTGGGACGCGCTGCTGGAGGATCTGAGCGACATGATGCTGGCCTTCCTGCTGTTCGAGCCGGCCAGGTAA
- a CDS encoding MFS transporter has protein sequence MTHAEGSAFSAASSYTPRRRVMALIAVALAFVMDLLDTTIINVAIPSIGTTLNAGKAELEWLVAGYATSFAVLLIVGGRLGDSVGYRRMFLIGVVLFTLTSMACGLAPTALVLQVARVLQGAAAAMMMPQVMALVQVMYPPDQRYKVYTVFGFLGGFSAAMGPIVGGLLIDANLFGLGWRMIFLINLPVGIFSLVAGYLLLPPGRGVNAVPVDLKGAALSIVVLFAILVPLIEGPSLGWPWQLIATFLAAAPLAWFTVRYLARRQAARGDALVNPALLRLRKVALGLLCTLCINPVLPGYLLVMTFVLQTGLGLSASQMAYACLPIAAGAMAGITLIGPWLHKRIGVRVMLLGATSTSISLCLAAWAVHGGQLAYLPLAVAQFGMGLGMGMCGPQLSNATLQDVPVGEAGVASGMLSATQQVAGAFGVALGGLFFFHGMRLETAGALEYTEAYLRVLPLFLGLMAVAMFGATRLARVMNK, from the coding sequence GTGACTCACGCGGAGGGCAGCGCATTCTCTGCCGCTTCATCCTATACGCCGCGGCGCCGCGTCATGGCGCTGATCGCGGTCGCGCTGGCCTTCGTGATGGACTTGCTCGACACGACCATCATCAATGTGGCGATCCCGTCGATCGGCACCACCCTGAACGCCGGCAAGGCTGAGCTGGAATGGCTGGTGGCCGGCTATGCCACCTCGTTCGCGGTGCTGCTGATCGTGGGTGGGAGGCTGGGCGACAGCGTCGGCTACCGGCGCATGTTCCTGATCGGCGTAGTGCTGTTCACCCTGACCTCGATGGCCTGCGGCCTGGCGCCGACGGCGCTGGTGCTGCAGGTGGCGCGCGTGCTGCAAGGGGCAGCGGCGGCCATGATGATGCCGCAGGTGATGGCGCTGGTGCAGGTGATGTACCCGCCCGACCAGCGCTACAAGGTGTACACCGTATTCGGCTTCCTGGGCGGCTTTTCGGCGGCGATGGGGCCGATCGTGGGGGGCCTGCTGATCGACGCCAACCTGTTCGGCCTGGGCTGGCGCATGATCTTCCTGATCAACCTGCCGGTCGGGATCTTCAGCCTGGTGGCCGGTTACCTGCTGCTGCCGCCGGGCCGCGGCGTGAATGCGGTGCCGGTCGACCTGAAGGGCGCGGCGCTGTCGATCGTGGTGCTGTTCGCGATCCTGGTGCCGCTGATCGAAGGGCCGAGCCTGGGCTGGCCATGGCAGTTGATCGCCACCTTCCTGGCCGCCGCGCCACTGGCCTGGTTCACGGTGCGCTACCTGGCGCGGCGCCAGGCCGCGCGCGGCGACGCGCTGGTCAACCCGGCCCTGCTCAGGTTGCGCAAGGTGGCGCTGGGCTTGCTGTGCACCCTGTGCATCAATCCGGTGCTGCCGGGCTACCTGCTGGTGATGACCTTCGTGCTGCAGACCGGGCTGGGACTATCCGCCTCGCAGATGGCCTATGCCTGCCTGCCGATCGCGGCGGGGGCGATGGCCGGCATCACGCTGATCGGGCCGTGGCTGCACAAGCGCATCGGCGTGCGCGTCATGCTGCTCGGCGCCACCTCGACCTCGATCAGCCTGTGCCTGGCGGCGTGGGCGGTGCACGGCGGCCAGTTGGCCTATCTGCCGCTGGCGGTGGCGCAGTTCGGGATGGGACTGGGGATGGGCATGTGCGGCCCGCAGCTGTCCAATGCGACCCTGCAGGACGTGCCGGTGGGCGAAGCGGGCGTGGCGTCGGGGATGCTGTCGGCGACCCAGCAGGTGGCGGGCGCCTTCGGCGTGGCGCTGGGCGGGCTGTTCTTCTTCCACGGCATGCGGCTCGAGACGGCCGGCGCGCTTGAATATACCGAGGCTTACCTGCGGGTGCTGCCGCTGTTCCTGGGCCTGATGGCGGTGGCCATGTTCGGCGCGACGCGCCTGGCCCGGGTCATGAACAAGTAA
- a CDS encoding LacI family DNA-binding transcriptional regulator — translation MNTVKLASISSVAAHAGVSIATVSRVLNGTKAVADETRARVEASVSQLGYRANALARSLMRGETRLLLVLVPDFANPYFAEIVKGVESVTRTRGYGLVVADASESLSRESPALDPLYNRLADGVISLARFADLKPLLKDIPDLPWVACSEYVEDIDVPSVSIDHRQAAIDAVQYLINRGHRRIALLSANEDYLWAKQRHEGYEFALKRAGIPVDPQLVRVARGTDFVDGMDAVGTLLAMESAPTAVFAVSDTLAIGAIKAFRRVGRRVPEDIAVIGFDDIPVARVFEPELTTIGQPVRELGAAAAELLLKRLSGAPTDSRRLQHALIVRASA, via the coding sequence GTGAACACTGTCAAGCTCGCTTCCATCTCCTCCGTCGCCGCCCACGCCGGCGTCTCGATCGCGACCGTGTCGCGCGTGCTCAACGGCACCAAGGCGGTAGCCGACGAGACCCGGGCGCGGGTCGAGGCCTCGGTGTCGCAGCTGGGCTACCGCGCCAATGCGCTGGCGCGCAGCCTGATGCGCGGCGAGACCCGCCTGCTGCTGGTGCTGGTGCCCGATTTCGCGAATCCGTATTTCGCCGAAATCGTGAAGGGCGTGGAATCGGTGACGCGCACCCGCGGTTATGGCCTGGTGGTGGCCGATGCCTCCGAATCGCTGTCGCGCGAAAGCCCCGCGCTCGACCCGCTGTACAACCGGCTGGCCGATGGCGTCATCAGCCTGGCGCGCTTCGCCGACCTCAAGCCGCTGCTGAAGGACATCCCCGACCTGCCGTGGGTGGCCTGCTCGGAATACGTGGAAGACATCGACGTGCCGAGCGTCAGCATCGACCACCGCCAGGCCGCGATCGACGCCGTGCAATACCTGATCAACCGCGGCCACCGCCGCATCGCGCTGTTGAGCGCAAACGAAGACTACCTGTGGGCCAAGCAGCGCCACGAAGGCTATGAGTTCGCCCTGAAACGCGCCGGCATCCCGGTCGACCCGCAACTCGTGCGGGTGGCGCGCGGCACCGATTTCGTCGACGGCATGGACGCCGTCGGCACCCTGCTCGCCATGGAGTCGGCGCCGACCGCCGTGTTCGCGGTGTCCGACACCCTGGCCATCGGCGCGATCAAGGCCTTCCGCCGCGTGGGACGCCGGGTGCCGGAAGACATCGCCGTGATCGGCTTCGACGATATTCCCGTGGCGCGGGTGTTCGAGCCGGAGCTGACGACCATCGGCCAACCGGTGCGCGAACTGGGCGCGGCGGCGGCGGAACTGCTGCTCAAGCGCCTGTCGGGCGCGCCGACCGACTCGCGCCGGCTGCAGCACGCACTGATCGTCCGCGCCTCGGCCTGA
- a CDS encoding MFS transporter: MSGHSNDTLMAGQGTAAPVLRKADWRQGWILVFSGFLPVMAIMALAPTLPTLLAHFHDVPNARTMVPLLITAPSACIALFAPGFGVVADRFGRRKLMLWCLALYAAGGLCPFLIDNFWAVVGGRILIGIGEAGVLTVVNTLLADYYEEKDRHRWLMIQGLIGSCLGTLTIAGSGFLAAQGWQYPFLVYGVAIPIFLASLFYLFEPTARKRPADAAGGAPAARPKSAFPLKVAVIVCSVTVLLSTIYFVQVINFSLLLKELGLSDPKSIGLSMALPSIGVPIGAVLYRYTTRYGAGAQIFLVFLCYAIGLGGIGMSPDYQTALAFAFVQQLANGMIVPSLITWVHGRFGSEHLGRAMGLWCSAFFAAQFLSPATVNIMRDLVGSLQAAFLAFGVISAVCALIACALHLRTPRPSRASI, translated from the coding sequence ATGAGCGGCCACAGCAACGACACCCTCATGGCGGGGCAGGGCACAGCCGCGCCTGTCCTGCGCAAGGCCGACTGGCGCCAGGGCTGGATCCTGGTGTTTTCGGGCTTCCTGCCGGTGATGGCCATCATGGCCCTGGCGCCCACCTTGCCCACCCTGCTGGCGCACTTCCACGACGTTCCCAATGCGCGCACCATGGTGCCGCTCCTGATCACGGCGCCGAGCGCCTGCATCGCGCTGTTCGCCCCGGGCTTCGGCGTCGTCGCCGACCGCTTCGGGCGGCGCAAGCTGATGCTGTGGTGCCTGGCCCTGTACGCGGCGGGCGGCCTGTGCCCCTTCCTGATCGATAACTTCTGGGCCGTGGTCGGCGGCCGCATCCTGATCGGCATCGGCGAGGCGGGCGTGCTCACCGTCGTCAACACGCTGCTGGCCGACTATTACGAAGAGAAGGACCGCCACCGCTGGCTGATGATCCAGGGCCTGATCGGCTCCTGCCTGGGCACGCTCACCATCGCCGGCTCGGGCTTCCTGGCGGCGCAGGGCTGGCAGTATCCGTTCCTGGTCTACGGCGTCGCGATCCCGATCTTCCTGGCCAGCCTGTTCTACCTGTTCGAACCGACCGCGCGCAAGCGGCCCGCCGATGCAGCGGGGGGCGCGCCTGCCGCCAGGCCGAAGTCGGCATTCCCCCTCAAGGTCGCCGTGATCGTCTGCAGCGTCACCGTGCTGCTGTCGACGATCTACTTCGTCCAGGTGATCAACTTCTCCTTACTGCTGAAGGAACTGGGCCTGTCCGATCCGAAATCGATCGGCCTGTCGATGGCCTTGCCGAGCATCGGCGTGCCGATCGGCGCCGTGCTGTACCGCTACACCACCCGCTACGGCGCCGGAGCCCAGATCTTCCTGGTGTTCCTGTGCTATGCGATCGGCCTGGGCGGCATCGGCATGTCGCCCGACTACCAGACCGCGCTGGCCTTCGCCTTCGTCCAGCAGCTGGCCAACGGCATGATCGTGCCTTCGCTGATCACCTGGGTGCACGGCCGCTTCGGCTCCGAACACCTGGGCCGCGCCATGGGCCTGTGGTGTAGCGCCTTCTTCGCGGCGCAGTTCCTGTCGCCGGCCACGGTCAACATCATGCGCGACCTGGTTGGCAGCCTGCAGGCGGCCTTCCTCGCCTTCGGCGTGATCTCGGCCGTGTGCGCGCTGATCGCCTGCGCCCTGCACCTGCGTACGCCGCGGCCAAGCCGCGCTTCCATCTGA
- a CDS encoding sugar phosphate isomerase/epimerase family protein, whose amino-acid sequence MNTNHRIKRGVSLYSYQYETFLRTMNLDDCIAHAASLGANGIEVVSEQSFTGFPNVPQDQVDGWFASLERHGAYAQCHDMFLDIKLHKDRKLSFDEMVASLQRDLRFAKRIGCRNLRVIVNTPPEVVVACVPLAEELDVRMGIEVHSPFHFDHPWILRYTELTRATGSDHVGYVPDMGMYLKSYPPVFRERFLRNGATPKIVEFIEQAYGARVLPDYVIMDVRKLGGNAVDVQMAESLRHNIWSNPRRMLEFMPWIFNIHAKFYEIDDSGREPSIPYDEIVAVLLEGGYDGHLSSEYEGQRHIEDAFEVDGREQVRRQQEMFKRLLGEV is encoded by the coding sequence ATGAACACGAATCACCGCATCAAGCGCGGCGTCTCCCTGTACAGCTACCAGTACGAGACCTTCCTGCGCACGATGAACCTGGACGACTGCATCGCCCACGCCGCCAGCCTCGGCGCCAATGGCATCGAAGTCGTCAGCGAACAATCGTTCACCGGTTTCCCGAACGTCCCGCAGGACCAGGTCGACGGCTGGTTCGCGTCGCTCGAGCGCCACGGCGCCTACGCCCAGTGCCACGACATGTTCCTGGACATCAAGCTGCACAAGGACCGCAAGCTGAGCTTCGACGAAATGGTGGCCTCGCTCCAGCGCGACCTGCGCTTCGCCAAGAGAATCGGCTGCCGCAACCTGCGCGTCATCGTCAACACCCCGCCCGAAGTGGTCGTGGCCTGCGTGCCGCTGGCCGAGGAACTCGACGTGCGCATGGGGATCGAGGTGCACTCGCCGTTCCACTTCGACCATCCATGGATCCTGCGCTATACCGAACTGACCCGCGCCACGGGCTCGGACCACGTCGGCTACGTGCCCGACATGGGCATGTACCTCAAGAGCTATCCGCCGGTGTTCCGCGAGCGCTTCCTGCGTAACGGCGCCACCCCGAAGATCGTCGAGTTCATCGAGCAGGCCTACGGCGCGCGCGTGCTGCCCGATTATGTGATCATGGATGTGCGCAAGCTGGGCGGCAATGCGGTGGACGTGCAGATGGCCGAATCGCTGCGCCATAATATCTGGAGCAATCCGCGCCGCATGCTCGAGTTCATGCCGTGGATCTTCAATATCCATGCCAAGTTCTACGAGATCGACGACAGCGGCCGCGAACCGTCGATCCCCTACGACGAAATCGTCGCGGTGCTGCTCGAGGGCGGCTACGATGGCCACCTGTCCAGCGAATACGAGGGACAGCGCCATATCGAGGATGCGTTCGAAGTCGACGGCCGCGAGCAGGTACGCCGCCAGCAAGAGATGTTCAAGCGCCTGTTGGGCGAAGTCTGA
- a CDS encoding C-glycoside deglycosidase beta subunit domain-containing protein, translated as MYDQHIIFPDSVRNTRTDEGVIGFELGARLPYYRGQTLSAVEDIGLAIDGEKVPREQIRFSVRGKTWTLDELETVYEERWEFGEVAHITVAQPGGLAPGAHKVTASVQLRISYLPWSPVTSCTIETTV; from the coding sequence ATGTACGATCAACACATCATTTTCCCGGACAGCGTCCGCAATACCCGCACCGACGAAGGTGTGATCGGTTTCGAGCTTGGCGCCCGCCTGCCATACTACCGCGGCCAGACCCTGTCGGCGGTCGAGGACATCGGTCTCGCGATCGACGGCGAAAAGGTGCCGCGCGAGCAGATCCGTTTCTCGGTGCGCGGCAAGACCTGGACCCTGGACGAACTGGAAACGGTCTATGAAGAGCGCTGGGAATTCGGCGAAGTCGCCCACATCACGGTCGCGCAGCCGGGCGGCCTGGCGCCGGGCGCGCACAAGGTGACGGCCTCGGTGCAGCTGCGTATTTCCTACCTGCCGTGGAGCCCGGTGACCAGCTGCACGATCGAGACCACGGTTTGA
- a CDS encoding sugar phosphate isomerase/epimerase family protein, with the protein MSTTIKGPAIFLAQFTGDQAPFDSWEAITRWAGGLGYEGVQLPSGDKRLFDLALAAESKTYCDEIAGVARANGVAITELSTHLQGQLVAVHPAYDEAFDGFAPPELRGRPAARQEWAVQQMLLGAKASANLGLTASISFSGSLAWPYLYPWPQRPPGLIETAFDELARRWRPILDAYDAAGVDLAFELHPGEDLFDGATFEMLLERVDNHPRLAIAYDPSHFLLQQLDYLAFIDRYHERIKVMHVKDAEFRPDARQGVYSGYQSWQDRAGRFRSLGDGQVDFKAIFSKFAQYDFKGWAVLEWECCLKHPEQGAAEGVAFIRDHIIRVTDKAFDDFAGSGADPQRNLRMLGLSRSHDE; encoded by the coding sequence ATGAGCACCACCATCAAGGGGCCGGCGATCTTCCTGGCCCAGTTCACGGGAGACCAGGCGCCGTTCGACAGCTGGGAGGCGATCACCCGCTGGGCCGGTGGTCTTGGCTACGAGGGCGTGCAGCTGCCCTCGGGCGACAAGCGCCTGTTCGACCTGGCGCTGGCGGCCGAGAGCAAGACCTATTGCGACGAGATCGCCGGCGTGGCGCGCGCCAACGGCGTCGCCATCACCGAGCTGAGTACCCATCTGCAAGGCCAGCTGGTGGCGGTGCATCCAGCCTATGACGAAGCCTTCGACGGTTTCGCCCCGCCCGAGCTGCGCGGCCGCCCGGCGGCGCGCCAGGAATGGGCGGTGCAGCAGATGCTGCTGGGCGCGAAAGCCTCGGCCAACCTGGGCCTGACGGCCTCGATCAGTTTTTCGGGCAGCCTGGCCTGGCCGTATCTCTACCCCTGGCCGCAACGTCCGCCCGGCCTGATCGAGACCGCCTTCGACGAGCTGGCGCGGCGCTGGCGCCCGATCCTGGATGCGTATGACGCAGCCGGCGTCGATCTCGCCTTCGAGCTGCACCCGGGCGAAGACCTGTTCGACGGCGCCACCTTCGAGATGCTGCTGGAGCGGGTCGATAACCACCCGCGCCTGGCCATCGCCTACGATCCCTCGCACTTCCTGCTGCAGCAGCTCGATTACCTGGCCTTCATCGACCGCTATCACGAGCGCATCAAGGTCATGCATGTGAAGGATGCCGAGTTCCGGCCCGATGCGCGCCAGGGCGTGTACTCGGGCTACCAGTCGTGGCAGGACCGCGCCGGGCGTTTCCGTTCGCTGGGCGACGGCCAGGTCGACTTCAAGGCAATCTTTTCCAAGTTCGCGCAATACGATTTCAAGGGCTGGGCGGTACTGGAATGGGAATGCTGCCTCAAGCATCCCGAGCAGGGCGCGGCCGAGGGCGTGGCCTTCATCCGCGACCACATCATCCGCGTCACCGACAAGGCCTTCGACGATTTCGCGGGCAGCGGCGCCGATCCGCAGCGCAATCTGCGCATGCTGGGTTTGAGCAGGAGTCATGATGAGTGA